One segment of Rhizobium sp. NXC14 DNA contains the following:
- a CDS encoding ABC transporter permease — translation MAYEINQALPRSFGRLKSSKSNSSALASHIRGVLAAFLPRYGLLISFLVLWQLSSTRGWINPAVFPPLNVILSALWTNLANGALLDDIAISLQRSGTAFAFAVLVGIPLGLFMGQFRLVEQALDPILQLFRQTSALALYPVFILLLGLGETSKIFVIFWATLFPVLLSTIGGVKEVDKKLIEMARTYGAGPLTVFRRVILPASVPAIFVGLRLSATTALLLLIAAEMIGANKGIGFQVMNAQYNFQIPLMFAAILLLAFLGLAANALLVLLQRRLCRWSQPST, via the coding sequence ATGGCCTACGAAATCAACCAGGCTCTTCCGAGAAGCTTCGGCCGACTGAAAAGCAGCAAAAGCAATAGTTCCGCTCTGGCCTCCCATATACGCGGAGTGCTCGCGGCATTTCTGCCGCGCTACGGTCTGCTCATCAGCTTCCTCGTGCTCTGGCAGCTGTCGAGCACCAGGGGCTGGATCAATCCCGCTGTCTTCCCGCCCTTGAACGTAATCCTGTCGGCGCTGTGGACCAATCTTGCCAATGGCGCCTTGCTCGATGATATCGCCATCAGTCTGCAGCGATCCGGAACCGCCTTCGCCTTCGCCGTCCTTGTCGGTATTCCGCTCGGTCTGTTCATGGGCCAGTTTCGCTTGGTCGAACAGGCGCTTGACCCAATCCTGCAGCTCTTCCGGCAGACCTCGGCGCTGGCGCTCTATCCGGTTTTCATCCTGCTGCTCGGGCTCGGTGAAACCTCCAAGATATTCGTGATCTTCTGGGCGACACTGTTTCCGGTGCTGCTCTCCACGATCGGCGGCGTCAAGGAAGTGGACAAGAAGCTCATAGAAATGGCTCGCACCTATGGCGCCGGACCGCTGACCGTCTTTCGCCGCGTCATTCTGCCAGCCTCCGTCCCGGCGATTTTCGTCGGCTTGCGACTTTCGGCGACGACGGCGCTTCTGCTGCTGATCGCTGCCGAGATGATCGGCGCCAATAAGGGCATCGGCTTTCAGGTGATGAACGCCCAGTACAATTTCCAGATCCCGCTGATGTTTGCGGCGATCCTGCTGCTCGCCTTTCTGGGGCTTGCCGCGAATGCCTTGCTCGTTCTCCTGCAGCGCCGTCTCTGCCGCTGGTCTCAGCCGAGCACGTAA
- a CDS encoding ABC transporter permease subunit (The N-terminal region of this protein, as described by TIGR01726, is a three transmembrane segment that identifies a subfamily of ABC transporter permease subunits, which specificities that include histidine, arginine, glutamine, glutamate, L-cystine (sic), the opines (in Agrobacterium) octopine and nopaline, etc.): MATGQQGILDLLSPYPPGWGGVLLAGAVSTVAISACAFAVGLLLGTGGALGKLSGNPVLRLVLDLYTTVIRAVPELILIVGLYYAGTDGLNRLLAAFNLPPVEVNGFVAAVAVLGFVQGAYMTEVLRGAILAIPVGQIEAAKAFGMGPVLRFRRVHLPALLPNALPGLANLWMSVTKDSALVAVVGYQELALATRLAGASTKHYFVFFLASALLYLAITLASNAFFKLIEGRVRRGQPRLA, translated from the coding sequence ATGGCGACCGGGCAACAAGGCATTCTGGACCTGCTCTCCCCCTATCCTCCGGGATGGGGCGGCGTTCTTCTGGCAGGTGCGGTCTCTACGGTCGCCATCTCCGCCTGCGCCTTCGCTGTCGGCCTGCTGCTTGGCACGGGCGGTGCGCTTGGAAAGCTTTCAGGCAATCCTGTGCTCCGCCTCGTGCTCGATCTCTATACGACGGTCATTCGCGCCGTTCCCGAGCTGATCCTGATCGTCGGACTTTATTATGCCGGCACCGATGGCCTCAACCGGCTGCTGGCGGCATTCAATCTGCCGCCGGTCGAGGTGAACGGTTTCGTCGCCGCCGTCGCAGTTCTCGGCTTCGTGCAGGGCGCCTATATGACCGAGGTGCTGCGCGGCGCGATCCTTGCCATTCCCGTCGGCCAGATCGAGGCCGCCAAGGCTTTCGGCATGGGGCCGGTGCTGCGCTTCCGTCGCGTCCACTTGCCGGCGCTGTTGCCGAATGCGCTGCCCGGCCTTGCCAATCTATGGATGTCGGTCACCAAGGACAGCGCGCTGGTCGCGGTCGTCGGCTATCAGGAACTGGCGCTCGCCACCCGCCTCGCCGGGGCAAGCACCAAACACTACTTCGTCTTTTTTCTTGCCTCGGCTCTTCTCTATCTCGCCATCACACTCGCTTCCAACGCCTTCTTCAAATTGATCGAAGGGCGGGTGCGGCGGGGACAGCCGCGTCTGGCCTGA
- a CDS encoding LLM class flavin-dependent oxidoreductase, which translates to MTRKIRLGAFLPGGGQHVASWRHPDQPVDGATSFEFHKQLALTAERGLFDAYFLADGLAVGFGGAREGGNARVAGFEPVTLFSALAPLTTHLGFIATSSTTYEEPYTTARKFASLDLISNGRAGWNVVTTTGDLTAQNFNRETQLPHAERYRRAAEHVDVVRKLWESFEDDAFIRDKETGVFFDPAKLHDTDHRGEHFSVRGPLNVSRSPQGHPVIVQAGQSEDGRGLAAATAEVIFTAHQHIETAQEFYRDIKARARGLGRNPDHILVMPGVSAFVGRTEAEAREKYDRLTSLILEEDGIGLLNGLTGGTLDLHGYDLDGPLPPAPPTEGMKSRQALIRQIADENNFTIRQLYQWIASARGHYTIVGTAEQIADTLQTWFENEAADGFNILPPWLPTALDDFVDLVIPELQRRGLFRTAYEGKTLRENLGLPFPTNRWAAGRTVLEAAE; encoded by the coding sequence ATGACGCGGAAAATCAGGCTTGGGGCATTTCTTCCCGGCGGTGGACAGCATGTTGCATCGTGGCGGCATCCCGATCAGCCGGTCGACGGCGCGACCAGTTTCGAGTTTCACAAGCAGCTCGCCCTGACGGCGGAACGCGGCCTCTTCGATGCCTACTTCCTGGCCGATGGATTGGCCGTTGGCTTCGGTGGAGCGCGTGAAGGCGGCAACGCCCGCGTGGCCGGCTTCGAGCCCGTCACCTTGTTCTCCGCCCTTGCGCCTCTCACCACCCATCTCGGCTTCATCGCGACGTCCTCGACCACGTATGAGGAACCTTATACGACAGCCCGCAAGTTCGCTTCGCTCGATCTGATCTCGAACGGGCGCGCCGGTTGGAATGTCGTCACCACGACAGGCGACCTCACGGCGCAAAACTTCAACCGAGAAACCCAGCTTCCGCATGCCGAACGATATCGCCGCGCCGCCGAGCATGTCGACGTCGTCCGCAAACTCTGGGAGAGCTTCGAGGATGACGCGTTCATCCGCGACAAGGAGACCGGCGTCTTCTTCGATCCGGCGAAACTGCACGACACCGACCACCGTGGCGAGCATTTCAGCGTACGCGGCCCGCTCAACGTTTCACGCTCGCCGCAGGGGCATCCCGTTATTGTGCAGGCCGGCCAATCGGAGGACGGCCGGGGACTCGCCGCCGCGACGGCTGAAGTCATCTTCACCGCCCATCAGCATATCGAAACCGCCCAGGAGTTCTATCGGGATATCAAGGCGCGCGCCCGCGGACTCGGCCGCAATCCGGATCATATCCTGGTCATGCCCGGCGTATCCGCCTTCGTCGGCAGGACCGAGGCGGAGGCACGCGAGAAGTATGATCGCCTGACCTCGCTCATCCTCGAAGAAGATGGGATCGGCCTGCTCAACGGCCTGACCGGCGGCACGCTTGACCTGCATGGCTATGATCTCGACGGGCCGCTGCCGCCTGCACCGCCGACGGAAGGCATGAAGAGCCGCCAGGCCCTGATCCGCCAGATCGCAGACGAAAACAACTTCACCATCCGCCAGCTCTATCAGTGGATCGCATCGGCCCGCGGCCACTACACCATCGTCGGCACGGCAGAGCAGATCGCCGATACGCTGCAGACATGGTTCGAGAACGAAGCGGCCGACGGCTTCAACATTTTGCCGCCTTGGCTGCCGACGGCGCTCGACGACTTTGTCGATCTCGTCATCCCGGAACTCCAGCGCCGCGGCCTGTTCCGCACTGCCTATGAAGGCAAGACGCTCCGGGAAAATCTCGGCTTGCCTTTCCCGACAAACCGCTGGGCTGCCGGACGCACCGTCCTTGAGGCAGCGGAGTGA
- a CDS encoding ABC transporter substrate-binding protein, which yields MTFHPRNLLLPAVIALGLATPAAAADTVKLRYLASQGGLAAHELAEALGYFKDTGITFENVGYAQGGPASLIALASGDVEIGSAATSAVLNSIIGGNDFVAAYPSNGINDEVQSTFYVLEDSPIKTIKDIVGKSIAVNTLGAHLDYTIREALHSVGLPSDSANQVVVPGPQLEQVLRSKQVDIAAFGYWQTTFEGAALKNGGLRPVFDDTDVLGDIAGGFVVLRRDFIKQHPEASKIFVEQSARALDYAREHPEETKKILAKALAERGENPDIAQYFRGYGVRAGGLPVERDIQFWIDVLVREGKLKQGQLAAKDILYTADAKPASN from the coding sequence ATGACATTCCATCCCCGCAATCTTCTCCTGCCGGCTGTGATCGCTCTCGGTCTTGCCACGCCGGCCGCAGCCGCCGACACGGTGAAGCTGCGCTACCTCGCCAGCCAGGGCGGTCTTGCCGCCCATGAACTTGCCGAAGCGCTCGGCTATTTCAAAGACACCGGCATCACGTTTGAGAATGTCGGCTATGCCCAGGGCGGCCCTGCGTCTCTCATCGCTCTCGCATCCGGCGACGTCGAGATCGGCAGCGCCGCCACCTCCGCCGTCCTCAATTCGATCATCGGCGGCAATGATTTCGTCGCCGCCTATCCGTCGAACGGCATCAATGACGAGGTGCAGTCGACCTTCTACGTGCTGGAAGACAGCCCGATCAAAACGATCAAGGACATCGTCGGCAAAAGCATCGCGGTCAACACGCTCGGCGCGCATCTCGACTACACGATCCGCGAGGCATTGCATTCGGTCGGTCTGCCGAGCGACTCCGCCAACCAAGTCGTCGTTCCCGGGCCGCAGCTCGAACAGGTGCTGCGCTCCAAGCAGGTCGATATCGCCGCCTTCGGTTATTGGCAAACAACCTTCGAGGGTGCAGCGCTGAAGAACGGCGGCCTGCGCCCGGTTTTCGATGATACCGATGTGCTGGGAGACATTGCCGGCGGCTTCGTCGTCCTGCGCCGCGATTTCATCAAGCAACATCCGGAAGCCTCGAAAATCTTCGTCGAACAGTCGGCCCGCGCCCTCGACTATGCCCGCGAGCATCCCGAGGAAACCAAGAAGATCCTGGCCAAGGCGCTGGCCGAACGCGGCGAGAATCCTGATATTGCGCAGTATTTCCGTGGCTACGGCGTGCGCGCCGGCGGTCTCCCGGTCGAGCGCGACATCCAGTTCTGGATCGACGTGCTGGTTCGCGAAGGCAAGCTGAAGCAGGGCCAACTGGCGGCCAAGGACATCCTGTATACGGCCGATGCAAAACCGGCGAGCAATTGA
- a CDS encoding IclR family transcriptional regulator: protein MDAIQDEAVGKRARGLDRAFEILDFLRQKRQALKPNEIAAQIGAPRSSVYELVNLLLSNGILEFTGGEGRVYLGRKLYFLGAAYENHFDFTRECEAALEQLADETRETAQFCMLDGNKYTVVRMREGARPFRISTDIGQSVPIPWTASGRLLVAHLSDQEILNFIPSQDFRLPNGEWLDPQSFIVEVRQAEREGLFTFNSIVDSFTHCFAVPVRGEEGHAAATLCLVTPRDDGIANRDRYLDCLKKAATGLEHAPARPKRG, encoded by the coding sequence ATGGACGCAATTCAGGACGAAGCGGTCGGCAAGCGTGCCCGCGGGCTCGACCGGGCCTTCGAAATCCTCGATTTCCTGCGCCAGAAGCGACAGGCTTTGAAGCCGAATGAAATAGCAGCGCAGATCGGCGCACCGCGCTCATCGGTCTACGAGCTCGTCAACTTGTTGCTGAGCAATGGCATTCTGGAATTCACGGGCGGCGAGGGGCGAGTTTATCTCGGCCGTAAACTCTATTTCCTCGGCGCCGCCTATGAAAACCATTTCGATTTCACCCGCGAATGCGAGGCCGCGCTGGAACAGCTCGCCGACGAAACGCGGGAGACGGCGCAGTTCTGCATGCTGGACGGAAACAAATATACGGTCGTGCGCATGCGCGAAGGCGCGCGGCCGTTCCGGATTTCGACGGATATCGGCCAGTCGGTGCCGATCCCGTGGACGGCCTCCGGGCGCTTGCTGGTCGCGCATCTGTCGGATCAGGAAATTCTGAACTTCATTCCGTCGCAGGATTTTCGTCTGCCTAACGGCGAATGGCTCGATCCGCAAAGCTTCATCGTCGAGGTCCGCCAGGCCGAGCGAGAAGGTCTCTTCACGTTCAACAGCATCGTCGACAGCTTTACCCATTGTTTCGCCGTGCCGGTGCGGGGCGAGGAGGGTCATGCGGCCGCAACGCTCTGCCTGGTCACGCCGCGCGACGACGGCATTGCGAACCGCGACCGCTACCTCGATTGCCTGAAGAAAGCCGCCACTGGCCTGGAGCATGCCCCGGCTCGGCCGAAACGGGGCTGA
- a CDS encoding ABC transporter substrate-binding protein: protein MKNSENSISASRRRRLLAGAAAAATLFVLSTGSASAAANCIKGDRKAPFTIGWANIYSVPTWMKQTEGTITAEVEELKKAGLVKDLMITDAQGNAQTQIQHIQSMIDANVDAIVVIAGSSTALDRVISDACDKGIAVVNFDSLVNTDKVTAKINTDSNEWGATAAKWMVSQLGGKGKIIVMNGPAGISVSDDRRKGAQPVLDANPGIQVITETNTEYNVAPAQEAMTSLLFANPEIDGVLSLGGALSAGSVLAFERQGRDQVPTTGENARQFLELWKEKGLKGWATMQPNWLGALSVYTAVQALQGKDVPAFVKVPLPVIDDSSIGSYLARADKFPADGYIYSDYDKALFDKLLSK from the coding sequence ATGAAAAATTCTGAAAACAGCATTTCCGCCTCGCGTCGCCGTCGCCTTCTCGCCGGCGCTGCCGCTGCTGCCACCCTGTTCGTTCTTTCCACCGGCTCGGCCTCGGCTGCCGCCAATTGCATCAAGGGTGACAGGAAGGCGCCCTTCACGATCGGCTGGGCGAATATCTATTCGGTGCCGACCTGGATGAAACAGACCGAAGGCACGATTACGGCCGAAGTGGAGGAGCTGAAGAAAGCGGGCCTGGTGAAGGACCTGATGATCACGGATGCGCAGGGCAACGCCCAGACGCAGATCCAGCATATCCAGTCTATGATTGATGCCAATGTCGACGCCATCGTCGTGATCGCCGGTTCCTCCACGGCGCTCGACCGCGTCATATCGGATGCCTGCGACAAGGGTATCGCGGTGGTGAATTTCGACAGTCTGGTCAATACCGACAAGGTGACGGCGAAGATCAACACCGATTCCAACGAATGGGGCGCGACGGCGGCCAAGTGGATGGTCAGCCAGCTCGGCGGCAAGGGCAAGATCATCGTAATGAACGGCCCGGCCGGCATTTCGGTGAGCGACGACCGCCGCAAGGGCGCCCAGCCGGTTCTCGATGCCAATCCCGGCATCCAGGTGATTACCGAAACCAACACGGAATATAATGTCGCGCCGGCACAGGAAGCGATGACAAGCCTGCTTTTCGCCAATCCGGAAATTGACGGCGTGCTGTCGCTCGGCGGCGCCTTGTCGGCCGGTTCCGTTCTTGCCTTCGAGCGCCAGGGCCGCGATCAGGTGCCGACAACAGGCGAAAATGCCCGCCAGTTCCTCGAGCTCTGGAAAGAGAAGGGATTGAAGGGCTGGGCGACGATGCAGCCCAACTGGCTCGGGGCGCTCTCCGTCTATACGGCGGTCCAGGCGCTGCAGGGCAAGGATGTCCCAGCCTTCGTCAAAGTGCCGCTGCCTGTCATCGACGACAGCTCGATCGGCAGCTATCTCGCGCGCGCCGACAAGTTCCCGGCTGACGGCTATATCTACTCGGACTATGACAAGGCACTCTTCGACAAGCTGCTGAGCAAGTAA
- a CDS encoding ABC transporter permease has protein sequence MSFTWISSYWPLLLTGAWQTVALLLISVVFGFVIAIGLAFAQVTGGRLTRLAARGYCTFFRGTPLLIQLWLLYYGVGSLLPMIPGIRQSLFWPILREGFFFASVSFTLNYAAYEAEVLRGALLAVPKGELEAGRAFGLSPWKLTRRIWLPRALRIALPTIAGEIVMQLKATPLAFTVTVMDLYAVANKVRQDTLLVYEPLIVVTLFYLALTAVIARVFRSLEAQVPVRR, from the coding sequence ATGAGTTTCACCTGGATCTCCTCCTATTGGCCGCTTCTTCTGACCGGCGCCTGGCAGACCGTAGCGTTGCTTCTCATTTCCGTGGTCTTCGGCTTCGTCATCGCCATCGGTCTCGCTTTCGCGCAGGTCACCGGCGGCAGGCTGACGCGACTCGCCGCCCGCGGCTACTGCACCTTCTTCCGTGGCACGCCGCTGTTGATCCAGCTTTGGCTCCTCTATTACGGGGTCGGCTCGCTGCTGCCCATGATCCCCGGCATCCGCCAGAGCCTGTTCTGGCCGATCCTGCGCGAGGGGTTTTTCTTCGCTTCCGTCAGCTTCACGCTGAATTATGCGGCCTATGAGGCTGAAGTGCTGCGCGGCGCGCTGCTTGCCGTTCCCAAGGGCGAGCTCGAGGCCGGCCGCGCCTTCGGGCTGTCGCCCTGGAAGCTCACCCGCCGCATCTGGCTGCCGCGCGCCCTTCGCATTGCCCTCCCGACCATTGCCGGAGAGATCGTCATGCAGTTGAAGGCGACGCCGCTCGCTTTCACGGTGACGGTGATGGACCTCTATGCCGTCGCCAACAAGGTTCGTCAGGACACGCTGCTCGTCTACGAACCGCTCATCGTCGTCACTCTCTTCTATCTCGCCCTGACTGCCGTGATCGCCCGCGTCTTTCGAAGTCTCGAAGCGCAGGTGCCGGTTCGCCGCTAG
- a CDS encoding homocysteine S-methyltransferase family protein, producing MSTTRILDGGMSRELLRLGAELKQPEWSAQALMNSPEVVRKVHQEFIAAGSEIITTNSYALVPFHIGEDRFQEEGPALMRLAGRLAREAADAVTGRKVLVAGSLPPIFGSYEPENFQPSRVQDYLEVLVENLAPFVDLWLGETLSLIAEGEAVRKAVAASGKPFWISFTLADDEAAIRGGAPKLRSGESVEDAASWAVSSGAAAFLFNCSKPEVMQGAVETAARVFRERNAQIEIGVYANAFEGETGEQAANEGLHDTRDDLNDDAYSRFACSWAEAGATIIGGCCGIGAAHIHRLNGMLSR from the coding sequence ATGAGCACAACGCGAATTCTCGACGGCGGCATGAGCCGCGAGCTTCTGCGGCTAGGCGCCGAACTGAAGCAGCCGGAATGGTCGGCGCAGGCGCTGATGAATTCGCCTGAGGTCGTGCGGAAGGTGCACCAGGAATTCATCGCCGCCGGCTCTGAAATCATCACGACGAACAGCTATGCGCTCGTGCCCTTCCATATCGGCGAAGACCGCTTCCAAGAGGAGGGGCCGGCGCTGATGCGACTTGCAGGTCGTCTGGCGCGGGAGGCTGCCGATGCCGTGACCGGCCGGAAGGTGCTCGTCGCCGGATCGCTGCCGCCGATCTTCGGCTCCTACGAGCCTGAGAATTTCCAGCCTTCCCGAGTGCAGGACTATCTCGAGGTGCTGGTCGAAAACCTCGCTCCCTTCGTCGACCTATGGCTCGGTGAGACTTTGAGCCTGATTGCCGAGGGCGAGGCCGTTCGCAAAGCGGTGGCGGCATCGGGCAAGCCGTTCTGGATTTCCTTCACATTGGCGGATGACGAGGCGGCGATCAGGGGTGGCGCACCGAAACTCCGCTCCGGCGAAAGCGTCGAGGATGCCGCGTCCTGGGCGGTGTCATCGGGTGCGGCGGCTTTCCTGTTCAATTGCAGCAAGCCTGAGGTCATGCAGGGCGCGGTCGAGACGGCGGCACGGGTGTTCCGGGAGAGGAACGCCCAGATCGAAATCGGGGTCTATGCCAATGCCTTCGAAGGAGAAACCGGCGAGCAAGCCGCCAACGAGGGCCTGCACGATACACGTGACGACCTGAATGACGACGCCTATTCGCGCTTTGCCTGCTCCTGGGCCGAAGCGGGTGCCACGATCATCGGCGGCTGCTGCGGCATCGGCGCTGCTCATATTCATCGCCTCAACGGGATGCTTTCGCGCTGA
- a CDS encoding type II toxin-antitoxin system Phd/YefM family antitoxin, producing MQSSRQGDESWTVASAKAKLSEVIERAQAAPQTITRNGKPSVVVVSAEEWQRKTARKGTLAEFLMESPLRGADLDLERERDEPRDSEL from the coding sequence ATGCAGTCATCACGGCAAGGCGACGAAAGCTGGACCGTGGCCAGCGCGAAAGCGAAGCTTTCTGAGGTGATCGAACGCGCGCAAGCCGCGCCGCAGACAATTACACGCAACGGCAAGCCGAGCGTCGTCGTTGTCTCTGCGGAGGAATGGCAACGCAAGACCGCCCGCAAGGGGACGCTGGCCGAATTTCTGATGGAGTCACCGCTGCGTGGCGCCGATCTGGATCTCGAGCGTGAACGCGACGAACCACGCGATAGCGAACTGTGA
- a CDS encoding type II toxin-antitoxin system VapC family toxin, whose amino-acid sequence MRLLLDTNVLSEVTKPNPDARVLGWLDGLDEDRSFISVVSVAEIRRGVALMDKGRKRDVLADWLARDLPQRFERRIIPVDEAVALAWGDLMGHAKRGGRGLSSMDGLIAATAVAHDLTLATRNTRDFQGLGIELVDP is encoded by the coding sequence GTGAGACTTCTGCTGGACACCAATGTCCTGTCCGAGGTCACGAAACCGAACCCCGATGCGCGCGTCCTGGGGTGGCTGGATGGGCTCGACGAGGATCGCTCCTTCATCAGCGTCGTGTCGGTCGCAGAAATCCGCCGCGGTGTCGCCCTCATGGACAAGGGACGAAAACGTGACGTGCTGGCCGATTGGCTTGCTCGCGATCTGCCGCAGCGTTTCGAGCGGCGCATCATCCCGGTGGACGAAGCGGTGGCCCTGGCTTGGGGAGATCTGATGGGCCACGCAAAGCGGGGCGGCCGTGGCTTGTCATCGATGGATGGGCTGATCGCTGCGACCGCGGTTGCTCACGATCTTACCCTTGCGACGCGCAACACCAGGGATTTCCAAGGTTTGGGAATCGAGCTCGTTGACCCATGA
- a CDS encoding ABC transporter ATP-binding protein, whose translation MSVAEDIRRGEVTIRRLSKSYKLNGKPLQVLKDINLHIRSGESLAIVGASGSGKTTLLRVLAGLEDSDGGEVLVDGKAIRGVGAERAVIFQEPRLLPWLTVLDNVAFGLETRGLTREKARERARRYVKLVGLQQFETAYPRQLSGGMAQRVGIARALAVQPEILLLDEPLGALDAMTKIGMQQELARIWRDEDVTTILVTHDLEEAIYLADRILILPRERGGEPRLIDIDLPRPRDRSAPEFVRHREELLTLFGLH comes from the coding sequence ATGAGCGTCGCTGAGGACATTCGCCGCGGGGAGGTGACGATCCGTCGCCTCTCCAAATCCTACAAGCTGAACGGCAAACCGCTGCAGGTTCTGAAGGATATCAATCTCCATATCCGCTCCGGCGAAAGCCTCGCCATCGTCGGCGCCAGCGGATCGGGCAAGACCACGCTGCTGCGGGTTCTGGCAGGTCTGGAGGATTCCGACGGCGGAGAGGTGCTGGTGGACGGCAAGGCGATACGAGGCGTCGGCGCCGAGCGCGCCGTCATCTTCCAAGAGCCGCGCCTTCTTCCCTGGCTCACCGTACTTGATAACGTGGCTTTCGGCCTGGAAACGAGAGGTCTGACGCGTGAAAAGGCGAGGGAGCGGGCGCGCCGCTATGTCAAGCTCGTCGGCCTGCAGCAGTTCGAGACCGCCTATCCCCGGCAACTGTCGGGAGGCATGGCGCAGCGCGTCGGCATCGCCCGGGCACTTGCCGTCCAGCCGGAGATATTGCTGCTCGATGAACCTCTCGGCGCGCTCGATGCGATGACAAAGATCGGCATGCAGCAGGAGCTCGCACGCATCTGGCGTGACGAGGACGTGACCACCATTCTCGTCACACATGATCTCGAGGAGGCGATCTATCTCGCCGATCGAATCCTGATCCTGCCGCGGGAAAGGGGAGGCGAGCCACGTCTGATCGACATCGATCTGCCGCGTCCGCGCGACCGCAGCGCGCCGGAATTCGTTCGTCATCGTGAAGAGCTGCTGACCCTGTTTGGATTGCATTGA
- a CDS encoding transporter substrate-binding domain-containing protein has translation MKLLPTLFAGVAFALSAVAAQAEVRFGVMNESYPPFFAKDASGQWQGWEIDLMNAVCEEMKEKCSIVEISWDGLIPALESKKFDVIWSSMSNTAERSKVIDFTDKYYNTPSTLIGPKDQKPGATAEDVKGKTIGIQVSTIQSEYYKKYFAAVAEEKTYQTLDEAFQDLASGRIDYVFGDSLALDAFLKSDAGKDCCANMGDVADDKEILGAGVSGGLRKEDTELKAKLNKAIAAVRANGQYDAITKKYFDFDIYGAK, from the coding sequence ATGAAACTGCTCCCCACGCTTTTCGCCGGCGTCGCATTTGCGCTTTCCGCAGTCGCGGCACAGGCCGAAGTCCGCTTCGGCGTCATGAACGAATCCTACCCGCCCTTCTTTGCCAAAGACGCCTCGGGCCAGTGGCAGGGATGGGAAATCGACCTGATGAATGCCGTCTGCGAAGAGATGAAGGAGAAGTGCTCGATCGTCGAGATCTCCTGGGACGGCCTCATTCCGGCTCTTGAGAGCAAGAAGTTCGACGTGATCTGGTCGTCGATGTCGAACACCGCGGAACGTTCGAAGGTGATCGACTTCACCGACAAATATTACAACACCCCGAGCACCCTAATCGGCCCCAAGGACCAGAAGCCGGGTGCCACGGCAGAGGATGTGAAGGGCAAGACCATCGGTATTCAAGTATCGACGATCCAGTCGGAATATTACAAGAAGTATTTTGCTGCCGTTGCCGAGGAAAAGACCTACCAGACGCTCGACGAAGCTTTCCAGGATCTCGCTTCCGGCCGCATCGACTATGTCTTCGGTGATTCCCTCGCGCTCGACGCTTTCCTGAAAAGCGATGCGGGCAAGGATTGCTGCGCCAATATGGGCGATGTCGCCGACGACAAGGAGATCCTGGGCGCTGGTGTTTCGGGTGGCCTGCGCAAGGAAGATACAGAGCTGAAAGCCAAGTTGAACAAGGCGATCGCTGCTGTTCGCGCCAACGGCCAATACGACGCAATCACCAAGAAATACTTCGATTTCGATATCTATGGCGCGAAGTAA